A genomic region of Methanobacterium sp. SMA-27 contains the following coding sequences:
- a CDS encoding metal-dependent hydrolase — MPSYKEHVLASIILVFPFFPEVFYVALAVVGASIIDMDHKVNQKNIIIMGLLGVILALLLYIFKLPYLVGVLIALMALLFYISDHRGFMHSILGIIFITGCISFFVLGAYILLFDYNISLKISLIIILLILGIVILNKKLVPVFGFLIIIGLIFSTHIGFNIYYVVLSLFLGCLSHIILDLFTPSGVQLLNPISSEKFKKLAGLTLLGIWAGCVIASVVLYGNNFFIIR, encoded by the coding sequence ATGCCGTCTTACAAAGAACATGTCTTAGCCTCAATAATACTGGTGTTTCCATTCTTTCCAGAAGTTTTCTATGTTGCATTAGCAGTTGTTGGTGCATCCATAATAGATATGGATCATAAGGTTAATCAGAAAAATATTATTATTATGGGATTGCTGGGAGTTATACTGGCATTATTACTTTACATATTCAAACTTCCCTATCTAGTAGGAGTTTTAATTGCTTTGATGGCATTATTATTTTATATTTCAGATCACAGAGGATTTATGCATTCAATATTAGGAATTATATTTATTACCGGTTGTATATCCTTTTTTGTGTTGGGGGCTTACATATTGCTCTTTGATTATAACATAAGCTTAAAGATATCTTTAATTATCATTTTACTTATCTTAGGGATTGTAATTTTAAATAAAAAACTAGTGCCTGTGTTTGGGTTTCTAATTATTATTGGACTTATTTTTTCAACACATATTGGTTTCAATATTTATTACGTAGTTTTATCTCTGTTTTTAGGTTGTTTAAGTCATATAATACTGGATCTCTTTACGCCTTCAGGGGTACAGTTGTTAAATCCCATTTCATCAGAAAAATTTAAAAAACTAGCTGGACTAACTTTACTAGGTATTTGGGCAGGTTGTGTAATTGCTTCTGTTGTTTTATACGGTAACAACTTTTTTATCATTAGATAA
- a CDS encoding 3H domain-containing protein — MRPPYMPLLPVSKDLTNKPYKLVLYALLGVTLLIIYGMIGSTYIMRLDLVNSIYFTVQTIATVGFGDIQPITPLQKMFTVTLVMGGVALLAYAFTLTITVVTMAVEEIASGAKQRRIIAASKDHFVLCGYGRVGSAVYKELKKRNIRSIIIEKNKDVVEKELWEDPDVLAIPGDATDESIMMDAGIKRARGVIITTGDDVDNLFITLTAREIHPEIWIVTRASKSENVRRLYRSGADKVISPETSGAEDIYFASMEPTIMKITEIHGVADIRKESEIILKYGCTLENIEYHLPEFKEPLARKIGVTDIEQLNRFLSSLEREKSRKKSLESIYESVSGIHSHWISGPNKESLEKVAEELKKEGFLLGVNLTEDEIKETAKKHGRMVEVVLKPEIKITENHDIQDIREEAKIILKHGCTLEDIEYYLPGFKEPLKRKIGLSDEKEMDRFLSSLEHDSKRMDALERLYIISGGGIHSHTISGKDTQSLAKVEKELKTKGFLLGVNLTHDEIVQKISEFGRVSELLLRHKPSDTDDKRIIISMGGRILDSKHYLPGLRQVVTRKLYLKDENDLKNCEEEYKKPDAKRSLEALSQISRQVHSHTVSAGDIEKIKKIENALKKTGMLLGVDLPEDDIWNIVESEEIEKFCIQ, encoded by the coding sequence GTGCGCCCACCATACATGCCACTACTACCAGTAAGTAAAGATCTTACAAACAAACCATATAAATTGGTTCTTTATGCTTTATTGGGAGTTACATTGCTCATAATTTATGGTATGATAGGATCTACATATATAATGAGATTAGATCTGGTTAATTCTATTTATTTTACAGTACAAACCATAGCAACTGTTGGTTTTGGTGATATTCAGCCAATAACTCCATTACAAAAAATGTTTACTGTAACTCTTGTAATGGGTGGGGTTGCTCTACTTGCTTATGCATTTACATTAACAATAACGGTGGTTACAATGGCAGTTGAAGAGATAGCTTCCGGCGCTAAACAAAGGAGAATAATAGCCGCCAGTAAGGATCATTTTGTCCTCTGTGGCTATGGAAGAGTTGGAAGTGCAGTTTATAAAGAGCTTAAAAAAAGGAATATTAGATCAATAATAATTGAAAAAAATAAAGACGTGGTTGAGAAAGAACTTTGGGAAGATCCAGATGTTCTTGCAATTCCTGGAGATGCAACAGATGAAAGTATAATGATGGATGCAGGAATAAAAAGGGCACGAGGAGTTATCATAACTACTGGAGATGATGTGGATAATCTATTCATAACCCTAACAGCAAGAGAAATACATCCCGAGATATGGATAGTTACAAGAGCGAGTAAAAGCGAAAATGTGCGTCGATTATACCGTTCTGGAGCAGATAAAGTCATATCTCCTGAAACAAGTGGTGCAGAAGACATATACTTCGCTTCAATGGAACCCACAATTATGAAGATCACAGAGATCCATGGAGTTGCAGACATACGAAAGGAATCTGAAATCATCTTGAAATATGGATGCACCCTCGAGAACATAGAATACCACTTACCAGAATTCAAGGAACCTCTTGCAAGAAAAATAGGAGTAACAGATATAGAACAGCTCAACAGATTTTTAAGTAGTTTAGAACGTGAAAAATCTCGAAAAAAATCTTTAGAGAGCATATATGAATCAGTGAGCGGAATTCACTCCCATTGGATTTCAGGACCCAACAAGGAAAGTCTTGAAAAAGTTGCTGAAGAACTGAAAAAAGAGGGATTCCTTTTAGGAGTCAATCTCACAGAAGATGAAATAAAAGAAACGGCAAAAAAACATGGCAGAATGGTTGAAGTTGTTCTAAAACCCGAGATTAAGATAACTGAAAACCATGACATCCAAGATATCAGAGAAGAAGCAAAGATAATTCTTAAACATGGTTGTACATTAGAAGATATTGAGTACTACCTCCCAGGATTTAAAGAACCCCTAAAGAGAAAAATTGGACTTTCAGATGAAAAAGAAATGGATAGATTTCTTTCAAGCCTTGAACATGATTCTAAAAGGATGGATGCACTTGAAAGGCTTTACATCATCTCAGGTGGAGGAATTCATTCCCATACCATTTCAGGCAAGGATACACAAAGTTTAGCTAAAGTTGAAAAAGAGCTAAAAACAAAAGGATTCCTTTTAGGGGTAAATTTAACTCATGATGAGATTGTTCAAAAGATATCCGAATTTGGCAGAGTAAGCGAATTACTATTAAGACACAAACCAAGTGATACCGATGATAAAAGAATCATTATTAGTATGGGCGGTAGAATATTGGACTCTAAACATTACCTACCAGGTTTAAGACAAGTAGTAACAAGAAAACTCTATTTAAAAGATGAAAATGATCTAAAAAATTGTGAAGAGGAATATAAAAAACCAGATGCAAAAAGGTCTCTTGAAGCATTATCCCAGATATCAAGACAAGTCCACTCCCACACAGTTTCTGCAGGGGACATTGAAAAAATCAAGAAAATTGAAAATGCACTGAAAAAAACTGGAATGCTTTTAGGGGTTGATCTTCCTGAAGATGATATTTGGAATATCGTTGAAAGTGAAGAAATAGAAAAGTTCTGTATTCAGTGA
- a CDS encoding succinylglutamate desuccinylase/aspartoacylase family protein, which yields MVLKDDITIISNKTGGIVNKNENLMAYVPEGYTCTQLINAAKHGTPMLKIGFSSPKIMITAGVHGNELPAQIAALWLAEELKDKNINGTVYIIPFAIPDATMKNSRRFKGFDMNRSASKEGSISNKILNAIDDLNIVSISDFHSTKPRSNPGIESVFCSKNPCPESYIIAKYITNSMSSKIICHSTAGSLYSGAIEDECNIRGITAVTCEVVSENCEVTHGSPERSYLQMIYYLKYFGLI from the coding sequence ATGGTTCTTAAAGATGATATTACAATTATCTCTAATAAAACTGGGGGAATTGTAAATAAAAATGAAAATCTCATGGCATATGTTCCTGAGGGTTATACATGCACTCAGTTGATCAATGCAGCCAAACATGGCACTCCCATGCTTAAAATTGGATTTTCTTCCCCTAAAATCATGATAACTGCAGGAGTACATGGAAATGAACTTCCGGCACAAATTGCTGCATTATGGCTTGCAGAAGAGTTGAAAGATAAAAATATAAATGGTACGGTCTATATTATTCCATTTGCAATACCCGATGCCACAATGAAAAATTCAAGACGATTTAAAGGATTTGATATGAATAGAAGTGCTTCTAAGGAAGGTTCTATTTCAAATAAAATACTAAATGCCATTGATGACCTGAATATTGTATCAATTTCTGATTTTCATTCTACAAAACCAAGGAGTAATCCTGGAATTGAAAGTGTGTTCTGTTCAAAGAATCCCTGTCCAGAGAGTTACATTATTGCCAAATATATAACCAATTCTATGTCATCAAAGATTATCTGTCATTCAACTGCGGGATCGTTATACAGCGGTGCAATTGAAGATGAATGCAACATTAGGGGAATTACAGCAGTTACTTGTGAGGTCGTATCTGAAAACTGTGAAGTAACTCATGGAAGTCCTGAACGATCCTATCTTCAAATGATATATTATCTAAAGTACTTTGGATTGATTTGA
- the fhcD gene encoding formylmethanofuran--tetrahydromethanopterin N-formyltransferase — protein MEINGVEIEDNFAEAFGIQVSRILITAATKKLALVAATEATGYGTSVIGCPAEAGIDGYVPPQDTPDGRPGYIIMICNMNKGKLDHELLERVGMCILTAATTAVFDWMDEPDEKLKTGQKLKFFGDGYEQTLDVEGRKIHSIPLMSGDFLVEAELGIKAGVAGGNFFILAENQPAGLLAADAAVDAIEAIPGAITPFPGGIVASGSKVGSNKYKFLGASTNEKMCVTLKDEVEGCEIPENVNGVYEIVIDGVNEEAVKAAMKAGIEAAVKISGIIQISAGNFGGNLGKYQIKLHELF, from the coding sequence ATGGAAATAAACGGAGTGGAAATAGAAGATAATTTTGCAGAAGCATTCGGCATACAAGTATCAAGAATTCTCATAACTGCAGCAACCAAAAAACTGGCATTAGTAGCAGCTACCGAAGCCACAGGTTACGGAACATCTGTTATCGGATGCCCGGCAGAGGCAGGAATAGACGGTTATGTGCCACCACAGGATACTCCTGATGGAAGGCCGGGTTATATAATAATGATCTGCAACATGAACAAGGGTAAACTTGATCATGAATTACTAGAGCGAGTAGGAATGTGTATCCTAACTGCAGCAACCACAGCTGTCTTTGATTGGATGGATGAACCTGATGAAAAACTCAAAACAGGTCAGAAACTAAAATTCTTCGGTGATGGATATGAACAAACATTGGATGTGGAAGGAAGGAAAATACACTCCATCCCCCTAATGTCCGGTGACTTTTTAGTTGAAGCAGAATTAGGAATAAAAGCAGGCGTTGCAGGTGGGAATTTCTTCATTCTCGCAGAAAACCAACCAGCAGGATTATTAGCTGCGGACGCAGCTGTGGATGCTATTGAAGCAATTCCTGGTGCAATAACTCCATTCCCGGGGGGAATAGTTGCTTCCGGTTCCAAAGTTGGTTCAAATAAGTACAAGTTTTTAGGAGCTTCTACCAACGAAAAAATGTGTGTTACTTTGAAGGACGAAGTTGAGGGTTGTGAAATACCGGAAAATGTTAATGGTGTTTATGAGATAGTTATTGACGGAGTAAATGAAGAAGCAGTCAAAGCAGCCATGAAGGCAGGTATTGAAGCTGCAGTTAAAATCTCTGGAATAATTCAGATAAGTGCAGGTAACTTCGGTGGAAACCTCGGTAAATATCAGATTAAGCTTCATGAGCTTTTCTAA
- a CDS encoding monovalent cation/H+ antiporter complex subunit F, translated as MNILLISEYILMGALAIFAIATIRITTRKKIAMALVGLSGLSIAIATMLVLVQHVYNLGFCRDIATALIFLGPVGTIAFARVLRG; from the coding sequence ATGAACATACTGCTTATATCAGAATATATTCTAATGGGGGCACTTGCAATTTTTGCAATTGCCACAATAAGGATCACCACAAGGAAGAAAATTGCAATGGCCCTGGTAGGTTTATCAGGATTAAGTATTGCAATTGCAACGATGCTTGTATTAGTGCAGCACGTGTACAACCTTGGTTTTTGTAGGGACATCGCAACTGCACTTATATTTTTAGGGCCAGTAGGAACTATAGCATTTGCAAGAGTTTTAAGAGGATGA
- a CDS encoding argininosuccinate synthase translates to MKKVVLAFSGGLDTTVCVKLLQEKYNMEVITACVDVGQPDDEIRRPAEVANKIGVKKHYTIDAKHEFAEEFIFRGIKANAEYEGYPLSTSLARPLIAMKIVQLAEKENADAIAHGCTGKGNDQFRFETTIRSSSLCEIIAPVRDLSLTRTEELDYAKTHDIPLYSEKLYSIDENLWGRSIEGDVLEDPMVETPEEAFEWTVSTDEAPDEAQIIKISFEKGVPVALDDVEMGAYKIISESNRIAGLHGIGRIDIIEDRIIGLKSRENYETPGAVLILTAHKALEQLTLSREELKFANTITQTYSEIVYNGLWHEPLREDLDCIVDNMQKRVTGNVKLRLHKGSIKTLSRESPYSLYSEEAVTFEDKETDQREIAGMVKNYGLQAACYQKICKKN, encoded by the coding sequence ATGAAAAAAGTTGTTCTTGCATTCAGTGGTGGATTGGACACAACTGTATGTGTAAAATTACTTCAGGAAAAGTATAATATGGAAGTTATAACTGCATGTGTTGATGTAGGACAGCCTGATGATGAAATTAGAAGGCCTGCAGAAGTTGCAAATAAAATTGGTGTAAAAAAACACTACACAATTGATGCAAAGCATGAATTTGCTGAAGAATTTATATTCAGGGGTATTAAAGCCAATGCCGAATATGAAGGATATCCTTTAAGTACTTCACTTGCAAGGCCTTTAATAGCGATGAAGATAGTACAATTAGCTGAAAAGGAAAATGCAGATGCAATAGCACATGGTTGTACAGGAAAAGGAAATGATCAATTTAGGTTTGAAACCACAATAAGATCTTCATCCCTTTGTGAAATAATAGCCCCTGTTAGAGATTTAAGTTTAACCAGAACAGAAGAACTAGACTATGCCAAAACACATGACATCCCACTTTACTCTGAGAAGCTTTACAGTATAGATGAAAACCTCTGGGGAAGATCCATTGAGGGAGATGTATTAGAAGATCCTATGGTTGAAACTCCAGAAGAAGCCTTTGAATGGACAGTTTCAACCGATGAAGCTCCTGACGAAGCACAAATAATAAAGATTTCCTTTGAAAAAGGTGTTCCTGTGGCCCTTGACGATGTTGAAATGGGTGCATATAAAATTATCAGCGAAAGTAACCGCATTGCCGGACTACATGGAATTGGTAGAATTGACATTATCGAAGACAGAATAATTGGTCTCAAATCAAGGGAAAATTATGAAACACCCGGTGCAGTTCTAATTCTAACTGCCCATAAGGCCCTTGAACAGTTAACTCTATCACGCGAAGAACTAAAATTTGCAAATACTATTACTCAAACCTATTCAGAAATAGTATACAATGGACTATGGCATGAACCTTTACGTGAGGATCTTGACTGTATAGTCGACAACATGCAAAAACGTGTGACTGGAAATGTGAAGTTGAGACTTCATAAGGGCAGTATCAAAACACTTAGCCGTGAATCTCCTTACAGTCTTTACAGTGAGGAAGCAGTTACCTTTGAAGATAAAGAAACAGATCAGAGAGAAATTGCAGGAATGGTTAAAAACTACGGACTACAAGCAGCATGCTATCAAAAAATCTGCAAAAAAAATTAA
- a CDS encoding pro-sigmaK processing inhibitor BofA family protein: MVLNTILIGIILAVIIAIGLIILFKAAGIIVKILLHMGFGLILLFIVDLIPFVHVPINVLTVLVAGFGGFIGVVLLVILGALGFY, translated from the coding sequence ATGGTCCTTAACACAATTTTAATTGGAATAATTCTCGCCGTAATAATAGCTATAGGTTTGATAATTCTTTTTAAAGCTGCAGGAATAATAGTAAAAATATTACTTCATATGGGCTTTGGCCTAATTCTCCTTTTTATAGTAGATTTAATTCCATTTGTACATGTTCCAATTAATGTACTAACAGTTCTTGTTGCAGGGTTTGGTGGGTTCATAGGAGTTGTACTCCTAGTAATTTTAGGTGCTCTAGGGTTCTATTGA
- a CDS encoding bifunctional ADP-dependent NAD(P)H-hydrate dehydratase/NAD(P)H-hydrate epimerase, translating to MNIMDMMVVDVNAEALGISKTLLMENAGKCIAQKIFEISKPCKVNIYAGTGGNGGDGFVTARYLLNHGFEVEIFLIGHPSRISSPESLKNWEVLHKLNIETNSIVLNIIEDHSQFGFSSAELVVDAILGTGTRGKIREPVSKAIDIINNSNSTVIAVDIPTGLDPQTGMVEHKAVKADFTVTFHKKKIGLKNADDEYLGDLKVCDIGIPEQAELYTGPGDLLRLNQRNINSHKGQNGNLLVLGGSKDYSGAPALAAISALRSGVDISVIACPKCVTSTIRSYSPDLIVKSLSNNYVTFDDTAKILELSKNANSMVIGCGIGREEETGLALTEMIEKINMPIVIDADALKLLNLDLIKHYRNEVILTPHKAEFKAFFGVDVPKKLDDQIDTILECSKKCKCTVLLKGSTDIISNGDKIKLNSTGNPGMTVGGTGDVLAGIVGALVAQGHEAFEAAYLGSFINGNAGDLAAEDYGYNLIASDIWKYIPKVFKRRI from the coding sequence ATGAATATAATGGACATGATGGTTGTTGATGTCAACGCCGAGGCACTGGGGATATCAAAGACTTTGCTGATGGAAAATGCTGGAAAGTGCATTGCCCAAAAAATATTTGAAATTTCAAAACCATGCAAAGTAAATATATATGCTGGAACTGGGGGGAACGGAGGAGATGGATTTGTAACTGCAAGATATCTGCTTAATCATGGTTTTGAAGTAGAAATTTTCCTGATTGGGCATCCATCACGTATAAGTTCACCTGAATCATTGAAAAACTGGGAAGTTCTCCATAAATTAAATATTGAAACTAATAGTATTGTACTGAATATTATTGAAGATCATTCTCAATTTGGATTTAGCAGTGCAGAACTGGTGGTAGATGCAATACTTGGGACAGGAACCAGAGGAAAGATTAGAGAACCAGTTTCTAAAGCCATAGATATTATTAATAATTCAAATAGTACTGTTATTGCAGTAGATATTCCGACAGGACTGGATCCACAAACAGGAATGGTGGAACATAAGGCTGTTAAGGCAGATTTTACGGTAACATTCCATAAGAAAAAAATCGGGCTTAAAAATGCAGATGATGAATATTTGGGAGATTTAAAAGTCTGTGACATTGGAATACCTGAACAAGCTGAGTTATATACCGGTCCCGGGGATTTATTGAGGCTCAACCAAAGGAATATTAATTCTCATAAGGGACAAAATGGTAATTTATTGGTTTTGGGAGGAAGCAAAGATTATTCTGGCGCTCCTGCATTGGCAGCAATATCTGCATTAAGATCAGGAGTTGATATATCTGTAATTGCGTGTCCAAAATGTGTTACATCTACTATTAGATCCTATTCTCCTGATTTAATTGTTAAAAGCCTTTCAAACAACTATGTAACATTTGATGATACTGCTAAAATACTTGAATTATCAAAGAATGCGAATTCAATGGTAATTGGTTGTGGTATTGGAAGAGAAGAAGAAACTGGTTTGGCTTTAACAGAGATGATCGAAAAAATCAACATGCCAATTGTTATTGATGCAGATGCACTTAAATTGTTAAATTTAGATTTAATTAAGCACTATAGAAATGAAGTGATATTAACACCTCACAAAGCAGAATTTAAGGCATTTTTTGGAGTTGATGTACCTAAAAAATTGGATGATCAAATTGATACCATTTTAGAATGTTCTAAAAAATGTAAATGTACTGTACTTCTTAAAGGATCTACAGATATTATTTCAAATGGGGATAAAATAAAACTTAACTCTACAGGAAACCCTGGTATGACAGTTGGTGGAACAGGAGATGTATTGGCAGGTATTGTAGGTGCTTTAGTTGCACAGGGACACGAAGCCTTTGAAGCTGCATACTTAGGATCTTTTATTAATGGAAATGCAGGTGACCTCGCAGCAGAAGATTATGGATACAATTTAATTGCAAGCGATATTTGGAAGTACATCCCTAAAGTATTTAAAAGAAGAATCTAA
- a CDS encoding monovalent cation/H+ antiporter subunit E, which translates to MFITRIFYGIAYFIVLIFEILKAELDVAKRVLNGKVEPVVVEIKTELKRPISQTILANSITLTPGTLSIDLDSENCILKVATISPRSVEEIIPFESYIKGMLE; encoded by the coding sequence ATGTTTATAACCAGAATATTCTATGGAATAGCTTATTTCATCGTTCTTATCTTTGAAATACTCAAAGCAGAATTGGACGTTGCCAAAAGGGTTTTAAACGGGAAAGTTGAACCTGTAGTAGTTGAAATAAAAACCGAACTTAAAAGGCCGATATCACAGACAATTCTTGCAAATAGCATAACATTAACTCCCGGAACTCTTTCAATTGATCTTGACTCTGAAAATTGCATATTAAAAGTAGCAACAATATCTCCACGTTCAGTTGAAGAGATAATTCCGTTTGAATCATATATAAAAGGGATGTTAGAATGA
- a CDS encoding monovalent cation/H+ antiporter subunit G (subunit G of antiporter complex involved in resistance to high concentrations of Na+, K+, Li+ and/or alkali), translated as MTDVITLIQSAILIIAAFLVLLAAYGILRYGDNIENIIYARIHILGVADTALIIALLALNEPLLAVAYFILAPFAAHAIANGYFYGEEEQ; from the coding sequence GTGACAGATGTAATAACATTGATACAGTCAGCAATACTCATAATAGCCGCCTTTTTGGTGCTTTTAGCAGCTTACGGGATTTTGAGGTATGGGGACAATATTGAAAATATAATCTATGCCCGAATACATATATTGGGAGTTGCAGACACAGCTCTTATCATAGCACTGTTAGCACTCAATGAACCCCTTTTGGCGGTGGCCTACTTCATTTTAGCACCCTTTGCAGCACATGCAATAGCCAATGGTTACTTCTATGGGGAGGAAGAACAATGA
- a CDS encoding DUF4040 domain-containing protein, which produces MIEYIFMITAILGAVISLMQRDLLKAAILTGIPGASLAFLYQYLQAPDVALTQAIVGSAIVPVFFALAVLRTRRVEE; this is translated from the coding sequence ATGATTGAATACATTTTCATGATAACAGCGATTTTAGGTGCAGTAATATCTTTAATGCAAAGGGATCTTCTAAAAGCAGCTATTCTAACAGGTATTCCTGGAGCTTCACTTGCATTCCTTTACCAATATCTTCAAGCCCCGGATGTTGCACTGACCCAAGCAATTGTTGGTTCGGCAATAGTACCTGTATTTTTTGCACTGGCAGTTTTAAGAACTCGCAGGGTGGAGGAATAA
- a CDS encoding cation:proton antiporter subunit C — MIMDTQLASLLTSGALIVIGIFGALFLDNLIKKVIALAFIGDGANLFLVSLGYKAGGIVYIFLPGMSMSNFSQNASYPLPYALVLTSIVIGASTMAVMLGIIIVLNKKYGSISASKILGE, encoded by the coding sequence ATGATAATGGACACACAACTAGCATCACTTCTCACATCAGGGGCATTGATAGTAATAGGTATTTTCGGTGCATTATTCCTTGATAACCTGATAAAAAAAGTTATAGCGCTAGCATTTATAGGTGATGGTGCGAACCTGTTTCTTGTATCGTTAGGGTACAAAGCAGGAGGAATAGTCTACATATTTTTACCTGGAATGTCAATGAGCAATTTTTCACAGAATGCATCTTACCCGCTTCCATACGCTCTTGTGCTCACGAGCATTGTTATTGGGGCTAGTACCATGGCTGTGATGCTTGGAATTATAATAGTACTTAATAAAAAATATGGATCTATAAGTGCATCAAAGATTCTTGGAGAGTAA
- the ehbF gene encoding energy conserving hydrogenase EhbF, with product MNLPNLLIPLMVIIPITCALFLNLLHERTRTVKAISIVVALALPIIPLLANYGIQYFGGYPPLAQNPTISAGLPASITGTALNIFHPAITYVYGSAQKLMIFILGIVGLFAIFISLYEVKKPSGVYIYLMLMGTASIIAMLLSDDIFNLYVFFEIAALAQVGIVLVSKVNNNYETALKYMILGSIASPILLLGIALLLGVTGNVNVTDMVYSIRNGLVNPQSPVLLMACSLIIFGWLYGTGLPPFHTIKSAMYSKALPTGAALLQAFSVFSLVALGVIIIRIFSYIPFTHVFILGISLVAMVLGITMAITQTDFKRLIAFLAVGELGYIGVGLGLGTVFGITAGLFQAVNESIITAFLFIGFGTIMYKTKETDMRKLGGMLVATPKSALLVLLAGIALAGVPPFNAFQSKLMLVQASLNSGLPEIAIIMVLMSIVTFMTFMRAFHTIYLRPKPADLEIKNEKIPKITLVAMVAFLVICLVLGLYPQLATNFLQGLAISIA from the coding sequence ATGAACCTTCCCAACCTATTAATCCCATTGATGGTAATAATCCCAATTACTTGTGCATTATTCCTAAACCTTCTTCATGAAAGGACTAGGACTGTAAAGGCAATTTCAATAGTGGTTGCACTGGCACTTCCAATAATACCACTTCTTGCGAATTATGGTATACAATACTTTGGAGGATATCCTCCCTTAGCACAAAATCCAACAATATCAGCAGGTCTTCCAGCATCAATAACAGGAACAGCACTGAACATTTTCCACCCTGCAATTACATATGTCTATGGAAGCGCCCAAAAACTCATGATATTTATACTGGGTATTGTTGGTTTATTTGCCATATTCATATCTCTATATGAGGTAAAAAAACCATCGGGTGTCTACATATACCTCATGCTAATGGGAACAGCATCAATAATAGCCATGCTTTTATCAGATGATATATTCAACCTTTATGTATTCTTTGAAATTGCTGCCCTTGCACAAGTTGGTATTGTACTGGTTTCCAAGGTTAATAATAACTATGAAACAGCACTCAAATACATGATACTGGGAAGCATAGCTTCACCAATTCTTTTATTGGGAATTGCTCTCCTTCTGGGAGTTACAGGTAACGTAAACGTAACAGACATGGTATATTCAATTAGAAATGGTTTAGTAAATCCACAAAGTCCGGTACTGCTTATGGCCTGCAGTTTAATCATATTTGGGTGGCTATATGGAACTGGCCTCCCTCCATTCCATACAATTAAATCTGCAATGTACAGCAAAGCACTTCCAACCGGAGCAGCATTACTCCAGGCATTTTCTGTCTTTAGTTTAGTTGCACTTGGAGTAATTATCATAAGAATATTTTCATACATTCCATTTACACATGTTTTCATCCTGGGAATATCTTTGGTTGCAATGGTATTGGGCATAACAATGGCCATAACCCAAACAGATTTCAAACGATTGATAGCATTCCTTGCTGTAGGTGAACTAGGGTATATAGGAGTTGGTCTTGGTCTTGGAACTGTGTTTGGTATTACAGCAGGACTTTTCCAAGCTGTTAACGAATCAATTATAACCGCATTTCTATTCATTGGATTTGGAACAATAATGTACAAAACCAAAGAAACGGATATGCGAAAGTTAGGAGGGATGCTGGTTGCAACACCTAAATCTGCACTTCTTGTACTCCTTGCAGGTATCGCATTAGCAGGTGTGCCTCCATTCAATGCATTCCAAAGTAAATTGATGCTTGTTCAGGCTTCATTAAATTCGGGTCTGCCAGAAATTGCAATAATTATGGTATTAATGAGTATTGTAACATTTATGACATTTATGAGGGCTTTCCATACCATTTACCTAAGACCGAAGCCCGCTGATCTAGAAATTAAAAATGAAAAAATACCAAAGATTACATTGGTTGCAATGGTTGCATTCCTTGTTATATGTTTGGTGTTAGGTCTTTATCCACAACTTGCAACAAATTTCTTGCAGGGGCTGGCGATCAGTATTGCTTAG